One window of Methanogenium organophilum genomic DNA carries:
- a CDS encoding reverse transcriptase N-terminal domain-containing protein, with translation MDWKSVEEFVNRLQTRIAKAVQKEQ, from the coding sequence ATTGACTGGAAAAGTGTTGAAGAATTTGTTAATCGACTACAGACCCGAATCGCAAAGGCTGTGCAAAAAGAGCAATGA
- a CDS encoding DUF447 domain-containing protein: MELGILADGINEVIATTVNPETGIPNAAPMGIIARRGRTMMQLFHGTHTEANIRASGWVVANLTFDPMVYVESAFGDLPDEAFTEISTKILTEGVDIPVTMQRLSVGEGCEAWEAFTTTIVSDNPKTLVVELTPVASEILDLQPHPPNRAFAGIIEATVHATRYVMTRDPELWALIEQSAEIVRKCGGEEHVAALEVLIAFCQE; encoded by the coding sequence ATGGAATTGGGAATCCTCGCAGACGGCATAAACGAAGTCATCGCAACGACCGTGAACCCCGAAACCGGTATCCCCAACGCGGCACCGATGGGGATCATCGCTCGCCGCGGCCGCACGATGATGCAACTCTTTCACGGCACACATACCGAGGCAAACATCCGGGCGTCCGGGTGGGTGGTGGCAAACCTCACGTTTGACCCGATGGTATATGTAGAGTCAGCGTTTGGTGATCTGCCGGATGAAGCATTTACCGAAATATCAACCAAAATATTAACCGAAGGTGTGGATATTCCGGTGACCATGCAACGGTTATCTGTCGGTGAAGGATGTGAGGCATGGGAGGCCTTCACCACCACCATTGTGAGCGACAACCCGAAGACGCTGGTGGTGGAATTAACACCGGTTGCATCTGAAATTCTTGACCTGCAGCCGCATCCTCCCAACCGGGCCTTTGCAGGGATCATTGAGGCAACAGTACATGCGACACGGTATGTGATGACGCGTGATCCGGAATTGTGGGCATTGATTGAGCAATCAGCCGAGATAGTGAGGAAATGCGGCGGAGAAGAGCATGTGGCGGCGCTTGAGGTGTTGATTGCGTTTTGTCAGGAATGA
- a CDS encoding triphosphoribosyl-dephospho-CoA synthase — MRRSECAQIAMMLEVCAYPKPGNVDRCHDYEDTWLEHFLASAILARPAFVTAEYSTAGLGACLKEAVSLTAVHEGGNTHFGAYILLFPLIMGDGIEGALDITARTTVEDALNFYEAFGLTEVRMNKTDDLDVNDPESARHIRDEKLTLKDIISYSAPGDMVCREWLNGFALSRRVADFLLAAPDGKQAIVRAFFSLLESEPDTFIIKKHGRDIAEWTMKQAKEVSAGIRSAEDFDEECLARGINPGSIADITIAGIYLALREGWNWESSQTA, encoded by the coding sequence ATGCGACGGAGTGAATGTGCACAGATAGCGATGATGCTTGAGGTCTGTGCATACCCCAAACCGGGGAATGTGGACCGGTGCCATGATTATGAAGATACATGGCTTGAGCATTTTCTGGCATCAGCGATTCTTGCACGCCCTGCTTTTGTGACAGCAGAATACAGTACTGCAGGGCTGGGGGCATGCCTCAAAGAAGCGGTCTCCCTGACTGCGGTACATGAAGGCGGCAATACTCATTTTGGCGCGTATATTCTGTTGTTCCCCCTGATCATGGGGGATGGTATCGAAGGAGCGCTGGATATCACTGCACGGACAACGGTCGAAGATGCTCTTAATTTTTATGAGGCCTTCGGTCTCACAGAAGTCCGGATGAATAAGACTGATGATCTGGATGTCAATGATCCGGAATCTGCCCGCCACATCCGTGACGAGAAGCTGACACTCAAAGATATCATCTCCTACTCTGCACCGGGAGATATGGTCTGCCGGGAGTGGCTGAACGGGTTTGCCCTCAGCCGCCGGGTAGCGGATTTCCTCCTTGCGGCACCGGACGGCAAACAGGCCATAGTCCGGGCATTCTTCTCACTTCTCGAATCGGAGCCGGACACCTTCATTATCAAGAAGCATGGCAGGGATATTGCGGAATGGACAATGAAACAGGCAAAAGAGGTATCTGCCGGTATTCGCAGTGCGGAGGACTTCGATGAGGAATGCCTCGCACGGGGCATCAATCCGGGATCGATTGCGGACATCACCATAGCAGGCATTTATCTTGCACTCAGAGAGGGATGGAATTGGGAATCCTCGCAGACGGCATAA
- a CDS encoding methanogenesis marker 9 domain-containing protein encodes MPKKNEYNRMIMDPYDRYELMVNGTVVQTPIALASMAGVVDAEYALARSENAGMVCIGGYSIDEATMAASRLLVESGREEFLTDNPIAEIRAQAQILVESGLVVAVNMRGSAPESFAAVARAVGPGLVYEIDAHCRQEPIIATGCGEALLHDTGKLEETVRALKAENVTVSVKIRAGVADDDRALARALWQAGADILHIDLMDFGHTKLRQIRNACPLILIANNSISSFSVAKDMLAHGADLISLARHADPETLASLNEKIAAYADETGWYNAPKQLCRGGDIRSLTFCCMPVKKCPLLPVLETLGISRNEFMSLKLNGVKNTPIEGGENTCFGSLAWCCKSSTPCIFRNMALQEAGLSLPDYMRYKRRLSEKLMKRVFEGDAFYATE; translated from the coding sequence ATGCCGAAGAAAAATGAATACAATAGGATGATTATGGACCCCTATGATCGGTATGAACTGATGGTAAATGGGACGGTTGTACAGACCCCCATTGCACTGGCATCAATGGCTGGTGTGGTTGATGCTGAATATGCACTGGCACGCAGTGAAAATGCAGGCATGGTCTGTATCGGGGGGTATTCAATTGACGAAGCCACAATGGCAGCATCCCGCCTTCTTGTGGAGTCAGGAAGGGAAGAATTCCTCACAGACAACCCGATTGCTGAAATTCGTGCACAGGCACAGATCCTTGTTGAGAGCGGTCTTGTTGTCGCGGTAAATATGCGCGGAAGTGCACCGGAATCATTTGCAGCGGTGGCGCGGGCAGTCGGTCCCGGCCTTGTGTATGAAATTGATGCGCACTGCAGGCAGGAGCCCATAATTGCGACAGGGTGTGGCGAAGCGCTGCTGCATGACACCGGGAAACTGGAGGAGACCGTCCGGGCACTGAAAGCAGAGAATGTTACGGTTTCGGTGAAGATTCGTGCCGGTGTAGCGGACGATGACCGTGCGCTGGCCCGTGCTCTCTGGCAGGCCGGTGCAGATATCCTGCACATCGACCTGATGGATTTCGGCCATACCAAACTCCGCCAGATCCGCAATGCATGCCCGCTTATTCTGATTGCAAACAATTCCATCTCGTCATTTTCGGTTGCAAAGGACATGCTTGCCCATGGGGCGGATCTGATCTCTCTTGCACGTCATGCAGACCCGGAAACACTCGCGTCCCTAAACGAGAAGATTGCAGCGTATGCGGATGAAACGGGATGGTACAACGCCCCGAAGCAACTCTGCCGCGGCGGAGATATCCGCAGCCTGACCTTCTGCTGCATGCCGGTGAAAAAATGTCCCCTTCTGCCGGTTCTTGAAACCCTCGGGATTTCACGGAATGAATTCATGTCCCTGAAACTCAATGGAGTGAAAAACACGCCCATCGAAGGAGGGGAGAATACCTGTTTCGGGAGTCTTGCCTGGTGCTGCAAGAGTTCGACGCCGTGTATCTTCCGCAATATGGCCCTGCAGGAGGCTGGTCTGAGTTTGCCTGACTACATGCGATATAAGAGGCGTCTTTCGGAAAAACTGATGAAGCGGGTGTTTGAAGGCGATGCGTTCTATGCGACGGAGTGA
- the cfbA gene encoding sirohydrochlorin nickelochelatase, whose translation MAKTGFLLVGHGSKKPYNKELIETTADLVASKEDRFLVKSGFMSINEPTVQEKLEEFKGEDIEKLVVVPLFLAKGIHILVDIPEILGLAEGSNAGTFALANGTEIPLLYAQPIGSDPMLADLMIKNADAVLNNQS comes from the coding sequence ATGGCAAAGACAGGATTCTTACTGGTTGGACATGGTAGCAAGAAACCGTACAATAAAGAACTCATTGAAACAACAGCAGACCTGGTTGCATCAAAAGAAGACAGATTCCTCGTGAAATCCGGATTCATGAGCATTAACGAACCAACGGTGCAGGAAAAACTTGAGGAATTTAAGGGAGAAGACATCGAAAAACTCGTTGTTGTGCCACTCTTCCTCGCAAAAGGTATCCACATCTTAGTCGACATTCCTGAAATCCTCGGACTTGCTGAAGGTTCAAATGCCGGCACGTTCGCCCTTGCAAACGGAACCGAAATTCCTCTGCTCTACGCACAGCCTATTGGCAGTGACCCGATGCTTGCTGATCTGATGATTAAAAACGCAGATGCAGTACTGAACAATCAGTCCTGA